Proteins encoded in a region of the Haloglomus salinum genome:
- a CDS encoding vWA domain-containing protein — protein sequence MRRVVLAVATAALLVTAGCSGVGGPDGGGFAASGGGSVGLAAGGAQDAHAFRENIDAGYVPQPTDMTAAGLYHDYYFDTGNGSCDRTFCPSASPAVSRDPLSNETEYFTTVGLNSGISQAAFERPKLNLVVVVDTSGSMSDEMRRYYYDGEGGTPSGESPETVRKMQAAKQAVETMTDRLNASDRVGIVAYDDSARVVQELQRVDEAGEERLDERIDSLRADGGTNLDDGMRTAVEMAQQRADPESDRATRIVYVTDAMPNTGQTDEGALEERLGGHAANGIHSTFVGVGVDFNSRLVEQLNAVEGANHYTVRSAEAFRERMDEGFQYMVTPLVYDLRVQVQSDGMDVARVHGTPDANATSGEVMHVTTLFPSRREGNRTEGSVTLVELEPTGDGPRRATLVATYRTRDGERHRTTRTVDLRDREPEFFATTGVRKAVALARYAELGRSWAAYERRKAAGRGPTTPAEGDGIPALTATGGSEWEQRSLDLQVSPVYRTRFDRFADYFAREKQALRAERMQRDLDIVRTLANGTRAGTPTVTPGEPGEGVA from the coding sequence ATGCGTCGGGTGGTCCTCGCGGTGGCGACGGCTGCACTGCTGGTGACTGCTGGCTGCTCCGGGGTCGGAGGCCCGGATGGGGGCGGGTTCGCCGCGAGCGGCGGGGGAAGCGTCGGGCTCGCCGCGGGCGGCGCACAGGACGCTCACGCCTTCCGCGAGAACATCGACGCGGGCTACGTCCCCCAGCCGACGGACATGACCGCTGCCGGGCTCTACCACGACTACTACTTCGATACCGGGAACGGGAGCTGCGACCGGACGTTCTGCCCCTCGGCATCGCCCGCGGTGAGCCGTGACCCGCTCTCCAACGAGACCGAGTACTTCACGACCGTCGGGCTGAACTCCGGCATCTCACAGGCCGCGTTCGAGCGCCCGAAACTGAACCTCGTCGTCGTGGTGGACACCTCCGGGTCGATGTCCGACGAGATGCGTCGCTACTACTACGACGGCGAGGGGGGCACGCCCTCGGGCGAGAGCCCGGAGACGGTGCGCAAGATGCAGGCCGCGAAGCAGGCAGTCGAGACGATGACCGACCGGCTGAACGCGAGCGACCGGGTCGGCATCGTCGCCTACGACGACTCCGCGCGAGTGGTCCAGGAGCTACAGCGCGTCGACGAGGCCGGTGAGGAACGCCTGGACGAGCGCATCGACTCGCTGCGTGCCGACGGCGGAACCAACCTCGACGACGGGATGCGGACTGCGGTGGAGATGGCACAGCAGCGGGCCGACCCCGAGAGCGACCGTGCGACCCGCATCGTCTACGTCACGGACGCGATGCCCAACACCGGACAGACCGACGAGGGCGCGCTGGAGGAGCGGCTCGGCGGGCACGCCGCGAACGGGATACACTCCACCTTCGTCGGGGTCGGCGTCGACTTCAACTCGCGGCTGGTCGAGCAGCTCAACGCCGTCGAGGGCGCGAACCACTACACCGTCCGCTCGGCCGAGGCCTTCCGGGAGCGCATGGACGAGGGGTTCCAGTACATGGTGACGCCGCTCGTCTACGACCTCCGGGTGCAGGTGCAGTCCGACGGGATGGACGTGGCCCGGGTCCACGGGACCCCCGACGCGAACGCGACGAGCGGCGAGGTGATGCACGTGACCACGCTGTTCCCCTCACGGCGTGAGGGGAACCGGACGGAGGGGAGCGTGACCCTCGTCGAGCTGGAACCGACCGGCGACGGCCCGAGGCGGGCGACGCTGGTGGCCACCTACCGGACCCGTGACGGGGAGCGTCACCGGACGACCCGGACGGTCGACCTCCGGGACCGTGAGCCGGAGTTCTTCGCCACCACGGGCGTCCGGAAGGCGGTCGCGCTGGCGCGTTACGCCGAACTCGGGCGGTCGTGGGCGGCCTACGAACGGCGGAAGGCGGCCGGCCGTGGACCGACCACACCCGCCGAGGGCGACGGGATTCCGGCACTCACGGCGACCGGCGGCAGCGAGTGGGAACAGCGCTCGCTCGACCTGCAGGTGTCCCCGGTGTATCGGACCCGGTTCGACCGGTTCGCCGACTACTTCGCCCGCGAGAAGCAGGCGCTGAGGGCCGAACGGATGCAGCGCGACCTCGATATCGTCCGGACGCTCGCCAACGGGACCCGGGCGGGGACGCCGACCGTCACTCCCGGTGAACCGGGCGAGGGCGTGGCCTGA
- a CDS encoding FlaD/FlaE family flagellar protein, translating into MQLSPQEYDLMELRQVARPAEDGTEPPREDRPGGDRGAHRADGGAAVAGGPDPWGETGPRQPDATPPGASNQSSERGDRSAASEEQYTGGVPDHLRASDGRTRATAARRPETAGREPPARGQAPRNERPGLASLALAGTGSQERPYLRSLPEGAATELLIFRWLEGLVERAGSQGAHDALEYYRAIDWLTEDAAANLQDYLGGLPDPAGDQPGLTTEDHRTSLEFVMHIAGHHGD; encoded by the coding sequence ATGCAGTTGAGCCCCCAGGAGTACGACCTGATGGAGCTCCGGCAGGTCGCGCGGCCGGCGGAGGACGGGACGGAGCCGCCTCGGGAGGACCGGCCGGGGGGAGACAGGGGAGCGCACCGGGCCGACGGCGGGGCCGCCGTCGCTGGGGGGCCGGACCCGTGGGGGGAGACGGGCCCTCGGCAGCCGGACGCGACGCCACCGGGGGCGTCGAACCAGTCGTCGGAGCGCGGCGACCGGTCGGCGGCAAGCGAAGAGCAGTACACGGGCGGGGTGCCGGACCACCTCAGGGCCTCGGATGGACGGACCCGCGCGACCGCGGCCCGCCGACCCGAAACGGCCGGGCGCGAGCCGCCGGCCCGTGGTCAGGCACCGCGCAACGAGCGGCCGGGACTCGCGTCCCTGGCGCTGGCCGGCACGGGCTCGCAGGAGCGGCCGTACCTGCGCTCGCTTCCGGAGGGGGCGGCGACCGAGTTGCTGATCTTCCGGTGGCTGGAGGGCCTCGTCGAACGGGCCGGGAGTCAGGGAGCCCACGACGCGCTGGAGTACTACCGGGCCATCGACTGGCTGACCGAGGATGCGGCCGCGAACCTGCAGGACTACCTCGGCGGCCTGCCCGACCCGGCCGGCGACCAGCCCGGACTGACGACCGAGGACCACCGAACGAGCCTCGAGTTCGTCATGCACATCGCCGGGCATCACGGAGACTGA
- a CDS encoding deoxyhypusine synthase → MTEDDSTDDAHEEPPREEFSHDPVDHVDVRGGMSVADLVAEYGDAGIGAADLHEAVDVTAELFDDDVTTLMGLAGAMVPAGMRAIVADLIRDGHVDALVTTGANLTHDAIEAIGGKHHHGRVHAPDRTEREHDEQLRDEGVDRIYNVYLPQEHFAAFESHLRDEVFPELGEEVVSIAAFTDALGAANARVNDADDVDEDAGIAAAAHEHDVPIYVPAVQDSVLGLQAWLHSQVSGFSLDALSDMSDLNDLAYEADETGALVVGGGVPKNYVLQTMLVTPGAYDYAVQLTMDPPQTGGLSGATLDEARSWGKLEKEARNVSVYADATITLPLVVAGALDRLE, encoded by the coding sequence ATGACCGAGGACGATTCGACGGACGACGCACACGAAGAGCCACCCCGCGAGGAGTTCAGCCACGACCCTGTCGACCACGTCGACGTGCGCGGGGGGATGAGCGTCGCCGACCTCGTCGCGGAGTACGGCGACGCGGGCATCGGCGCCGCGGACCTCCACGAGGCCGTCGACGTGACCGCAGAACTGTTCGACGACGATGTGACCACCCTGATGGGCCTGGCGGGCGCGATGGTGCCGGCGGGGATGCGAGCAATCGTGGCGGACCTGATTCGGGACGGCCACGTCGACGCGCTCGTGACGACGGGTGCGAACCTGACCCACGACGCCATCGAGGCCATCGGCGGGAAGCACCACCACGGCCGGGTCCACGCGCCCGACCGCACGGAGCGCGAGCACGACGAGCAGCTCCGCGACGAGGGGGTCGACCGCATCTACAACGTCTACCTCCCGCAGGAGCATTTCGCGGCGTTCGAGAGTCACCTCCGCGACGAGGTGTTCCCGGAACTGGGCGAGGAGGTCGTCTCCATCGCCGCGTTCACCGACGCACTCGGCGCGGCGAACGCCCGCGTGAACGACGCGGACGACGTGGACGAGGACGCCGGTATCGCCGCGGCCGCCCACGAACACGACGTGCCCATCTACGTCCCGGCGGTGCAGGACTCCGTACTGGGGCTCCAGGCGTGGCTCCACTCGCAGGTGTCGGGCTTCTCGCTCGATGCGCTCTCGGACATGAGCGACCTGAACGACCTCGCGTACGAGGCCGACGAGACGGGCGCGCTCGTCGTCGGCGGCGGCGTCCCGAAGAACTACGTCCTCCAGACGATGCTCGTCACGCCGGGCGCGTACGACTACGCCGTCCAGTTGACGATGGACCCACCACAGACCGGCGGCCTCTCCGGTGCGACGCTGGACGAGGCCCGGTCGTGGGGGAAACTGGAGAAGGAAGCACGGAACGTCTCCGTCTACGCGGACGCGACCATCACGCTCCCGCTGGTGGTCGCGGGCGCACTGGACCGGCTGGAGTGA
- a CDS encoding MFS transporter yields the protein MPDRRARTVLALVVFSVLLAQVLLYPGVDRLVGALGATTDLDASMWFLAAEFGAFVLFAGLWGAASDAAGRRVPFIVAGALGGALGYVGLALLPQLVAPSFEVVLLVRALQGAATIAPFSLAMTALMELDGGHGRNMGAAGIAIGSGTALGAPLGGQLYGVTPLLPLWVAAGVLLVAAGLALAVGEPAAGASTADGTDRDRDSFREVVAGLQRTPALAVPYAFGFVDRLTAGFFALVGTLYFRSAFEATPATTGLLLGAFFVPFALLQYPFGVLSDRIGRTTPIVAGSALYGVGVVLVGLAPSVPLVAAAMVTVGVLGALMAPATMALVTDLAGSGERGAAMGGFNIFGSIGFLVGIVGGGTAADAFGFETAFLLAGGLELLLALATLPFLLRLDVDRRALFAR from the coding sequence ATGCCGGACCGTCGGGCCCGAACCGTGCTCGCGCTGGTGGTCTTCAGCGTCCTGCTCGCGCAGGTCCTCCTCTACCCCGGCGTCGACCGGCTGGTGGGGGCGCTGGGCGCCACCACCGACCTCGACGCGAGCATGTGGTTCCTCGCGGCCGAGTTCGGTGCGTTCGTCCTGTTCGCCGGGCTCTGGGGCGCCGCCAGCGACGCCGCCGGCCGCCGCGTCCCCTTCATCGTCGCGGGGGCGCTGGGTGGCGCGCTCGGCTACGTCGGACTCGCGCTCCTCCCGCAGCTGGTTGCCCCCTCGTTCGAAGTGGTCCTCCTGGTCCGGGCGCTGCAGGGTGCCGCGACCATCGCGCCCTTCTCGCTGGCGATGACGGCGCTGATGGAACTCGACGGCGGTCACGGTCGCAACATGGGAGCCGCTGGTATCGCCATCGGCTCCGGAACGGCGCTGGGCGCACCGCTGGGTGGACAGCTCTACGGCGTGACCCCCCTGCTCCCCCTGTGGGTCGCCGCCGGGGTCCTGCTCGTCGCCGCGGGACTGGCCCTGGCCGTCGGTGAGCCCGCTGCCGGTGCTTCGACGGCAGACGGCACCGACCGGGACCGCGATTCGTTCCGGGAGGTCGTCGCGGGACTCCAGCGGACGCCGGCGCTGGCGGTCCCGTACGCCTTCGGCTTCGTGGACCGGTTGACCGCGGGCTTCTTCGCGCTCGTCGGGACGCTCTACTTCCGGTCGGCGTTCGAGGCCACGCCCGCGACCACGGGCCTCCTGCTCGGGGCCTTCTTCGTCCCGTTCGCACTGCTGCAGTACCCCTTCGGTGTGCTCTCGGACCGTATCGGCCGCACCACACCCATCGTCGCCGGCTCGGCCCTGTACGGGGTCGGCGTGGTGCTTGTCGGCCTCGCCCCGAGCGTCCCGCTCGTCGCGGCGGCGATGGTCACGGTCGGCGTCCTGGGTGCCTTGATGGCGCCCGCGACGATGGCCCTGGTGACCGACCTCGCCGGGAGCGGCGAGCGCGGGGCGGCGATGGGTGGGTTCAACATCTTCGGCAGTATCGGCTTCCTCGTGGGCATCGTCGGCGGCGGGACCGCCGCGGACGCGTTCGGGTTCGAGACGGCGTTCCTGCTCGCCGGCGGGCTCGAACTCCTGCTCGCGCTGGCGACGCTCCCGTTCCTCCTGCGGCTGGATGTGGACCGGCGGGCACTGTTCGCGCGATAG
- a CDS encoding potassium channel family protein — protein MVWRNRRAAYYFAAVLLVTVGFTLTYNAGMRVWEGRPQPLYRSVEVVFQTFTTTGYGEDAPWATPQMNVLVVVMQLTGIGLILTAVDVFAVPWIQEALAVEPPTAVPDLADHVVVCGYTSLGETFLEELRNRNHDYVIVEPDREAAVELHREEVPVVHGDPERRETLENAGLVDARTVLVDAPDDISASVVLTAQDVAPHVDVVTLIEDADLAQYHYIAGADEVLSPRQLLGRSLAAQVPTAVSTNVEEGVVIGENFELVELAVREGSDLAGQSFREARIRDRFGVTVIGAWVDTDFRMPVDPGTIIRAGTRLLVAGSEAELDRLRDATAASVRPLAPQHVVIAGLGQTGVAACEALSDTNTRLTVLDRESDEGVDVVGDAREPERLDAAGIGEARAFILALGDDTSTVFATLVARDRNPDLDIVARADEEADEPKLYRAGADYVQSLATVSGRMLLSTVFEDEEVLGYHQRIEVVQVPAGDLAGQTLADAAVRETTGCTVLAVERDDVTVTDIDPHEFVFEATDEVVVAGTDASVEQFEAQFRD, from the coding sequence ATGGTGTGGCGTAACCGTCGTGCAGCCTACTACTTCGCCGCCGTTCTGCTGGTGACGGTCGGGTTCACGCTGACCTACAATGCCGGGATGCGGGTGTGGGAGGGCCGGCCCCAGCCGCTGTACCGGTCGGTCGAGGTCGTCTTCCAGACGTTCACCACGACCGGGTACGGCGAGGACGCGCCGTGGGCGACCCCGCAGATGAACGTGCTCGTGGTCGTGATGCAGCTGACCGGTATCGGGCTCATCCTGACGGCTGTCGACGTGTTCGCCGTGCCGTGGATCCAGGAGGCACTGGCCGTCGAGCCCCCGACGGCGGTGCCGGACCTGGCCGACCACGTCGTGGTCTGTGGTTACACGTCGCTCGGCGAGACGTTCCTGGAGGAACTCCGGAACCGGAATCACGACTACGTCATCGTCGAACCCGACCGCGAGGCCGCGGTCGAGTTGCACCGCGAGGAGGTGCCGGTCGTCCACGGCGACCCGGAGCGACGGGAGACGCTGGAGAACGCAGGGCTCGTCGACGCACGGACCGTCCTCGTCGACGCGCCGGACGACATCAGCGCCAGCGTCGTCCTCACCGCCCAAGACGTCGCGCCCCACGTCGACGTGGTGACGCTCATCGAGGACGCGGACCTCGCACAGTACCACTACATCGCCGGCGCCGACGAGGTCCTCTCGCCCCGGCAGCTGCTGGGCCGGAGTCTCGCTGCGCAGGTCCCCACCGCCGTCTCCACCAACGTCGAGGAGGGCGTCGTCATCGGCGAGAACTTCGAACTCGTGGAGCTGGCCGTCCGCGAGGGGAGCGACCTCGCCGGCCAGTCGTTCCGGGAGGCCCGCATCCGCGACCGCTTCGGCGTGACGGTCATCGGCGCGTGGGTTGACACCGACTTCCGGATGCCCGTCGACCCGGGGACGATCATCCGGGCGGGGACCCGATTGCTGGTCGCGGGCAGCGAGGCCGAACTCGACCGACTGCGCGACGCCACGGCCGCCAGCGTCCGTCCACTCGCCCCCCAGCACGTCGTCATCGCTGGTCTCGGGCAGACCGGGGTGGCCGCCTGCGAGGCACTCTCCGACACCAACACCCGGCTGACGGTGCTGGACCGTGAGTCGGACGAGGGGGTGGACGTGGTCGGCGACGCGAGGGAACCGGAGCGACTCGACGCCGCCGGCATCGGCGAGGCACGGGCGTTCATCCTCGCACTCGGCGACGACACCTCGACCGTGTTCGCGACGCTCGTCGCGCGCGACCGCAACCCGGACCTCGACATCGTGGCCCGGGCCGACGAGGAGGCCGACGAACCCAAGCTCTACCGGGCCGGCGCCGACTACGTCCAGTCGCTGGCCACGGTCAGCGGGCGGATGCTCCTCTCGACCGTCTTCGAGGACGAGGAGGTGCTGGGCTACCACCAGCGGATCGAGGTGGTCCAGGTTCCGGCCGGCGACCTCGCCGGGCAGACGCTGGCGGACGCTGCCGTCCGCGAGACCACCGGCTGCACCGTGCTCGCCGTGGAGCGCGACGACGTCACCGTCACCGACATCGACCCACACGAGTTCGTCTTCGAGGCCACCGACGAGGTGGTCGTCGCCGGCACGGACGCGAGCGTCGAACAGTTCGAGGCCCAGTTCCGCGACTGA